In Candidatus Dormiibacterota bacterium, the sequence CCCGCCGCAACGGACGCGGCGCACCGGCGGTCGTCGATCTGCACACCTGGGAGATGGATCCCGATCCGCCGCGCGTGCGGCTGCCGTTCCGGTACCGGCTCGCGCATTACGGCGGTCTCGACGGATACCGCGAAAAGCTGCGGGGTCTCCTGTCGGCGGTCCCCTGGGGGCCGGCGCGCGACTGCCTGGAGCGCGCGGCTCCGCCGGCTCCCTCGATCGAATCGCGAAAAGACGCCGACGGGGGCGTTCGATCCGAGCCGTCCAGCGGGCCGTTCGTCTCGATGT encodes:
- a CDS encoding DUF3473 domain-containing protein, whose protein sequence is GGSILELPPLVGRRFGVRLLFAGGWALRRVPNRLLLNEIARRNGRGAPAVVDLHTWEMDPDPPRVRLPFRYRLAHYGGLDGYREKLRGLLSAVPWGPARDCLERAAPPAPSIESRKDADGGVRSEPSSGPFVSMSARPE